The Candidatus Margulisiibacteriota bacterium genomic sequence AAAATTAAGTCTGGTGACAAGCAAGAAATAGCTAGAATGGAAGTTTATGAAAAAATTAAGAAACACCTGGATGATAATAAGCTTATCCGGTACCTGGAATTGACCGACAAAGAAAAGGAACTGATTAAGGAACTCCATTTTCTTACCGAAAAACCAGTTATATATGTGGCTAATATAGCAGAAGATTCTATTCTTACTTATGAATCAGATCCGTTTTTTAAACGTGTGAAAGAATATGCTGAAAAAAGTGACGATAAAGTTATTGCCATTTCTAGTAAGATAGAAGCCGAGCTGGCTGAGCTTACCGATGAAGAGGGCAAAGAATATCTTTTGTCATTAGGCTTAAATGAATCAGGGCTTAAACGGTTAATACGATTAAGTTACCAATTACTTAATTTGCAGACTTATTTGACTTCAGGGCCAACAGAGACAAGGGCTTGGACCATTCATACCGGATCAAAAGCGCCTGCCGCCGCCGGTGTTATCCACACTGATTTTGAGCGTGGCTTCATTAAAGCAGAAATCGTATCTTATAATGATCTTATTGCTGCCGGTACCTATGCGAAAGCGAAAGAGAAGGGTTTAATACGGCAAGAGGGCAAAGAATACGTTATGAATGATGGGGATATTGTTGAGTTTAAATTCAATGTCTAATAGGTGATGATTATGAGCATGAAAAGACACATTCTTAGTTTGTTTATTGTTTTTTTATTTCTTTCAACTATCGTTTCTGCAGAATCGGATAATACATTTGTCAGTTCACGCTACAAGTGTTCAATCCAAGGTCAGCCAGACTGGCTGATGGAAACGTCTCCGCAAAAGGGGATATTGGTTGCTTATAATCACGTTGATGGGTACTCGACTATAACTCTGAAAGCCTTTACATTAACTGACGTCCCGTCGCTCAATGTTATTGCTGACAAAATATCTCAATCTGATTTTAACGGCTGGGTAAAAATCGGGGGGAAATATGGTAGTGGAAATGACATTTTTATTACTGGGGCCTCTAATAAATATGAATCCGTTTATCAGAAAATATTTCTTAACGATAAAGGGGAAAAAAGTTCTAATATAGCAGCTGTTGCCTATTATTTTAAGAATAAAAATGTTTACGTGATATCAGCAACTACCAAAAGCTTTACCTATCCTTCAATCAAAAAAGATATCAGAAAAATGATGAAGAGCTTTTATATCGACGAAAATCTATAATATTTAAAAAGTAAATAGAATTAAGTCTTATCTAGATTTCCGTTTAGGAGTTGGGGGCATTTCCTCGGAGATAAAAATGATAGGTTTATTGGTTTTTTGAATCTTAATAATGTGATATGGAGAAATAAACGCACAAGTAACTATCGCATTACGGTCAGGTTTTTTTTCTTTTAAGTACACATACAATTGGTCATTACTCATTATTACTTTTTCAATCCTGATATCATAGCCACCAGTAGGTTTTAGCCCTTGAAAAACGGCTATCAAAATTTCTTTGTCGAAATTGATATATGGTATGCTACTTGGCGAGATATCCGGTATTTTCTTTAACAGACAGTTAAACTCAGCTGAATTCCTTATTGCATAACTTGAATACTCTTTTTGCTGGAAAAGAAAGCTTTCAAAAAAAATTGTTTCGAATTTAATATCTTCGTTTGCCCTGGCTGTTACCGTATTGAAAGAAGTTATTAAAAAGATATAAGCAATTATTGATAAAACTCTATATAGCATACTTGGAATCCTTGTACTATTTAACTCGACCATTATGAATAATACTATTTTTTCCCATATTAAATCAAGCTTTCTAAAATTTCCATTTATAATGTCATTATTGTTTAATTCCAAGGATACAGAGAGAAAATTAAAATACAACAAGATCTAACTGGTTGCACATAAAGAAGAAAAAGTTACTACTAACCCGAGTCGCCTAATTCATAAATGCT encodes the following:
- a CDS encoding redox-regulated ATPase YchF gives rise to the protein MGLSLGIVGLPNVGKSTLFNAITKAGAKANNFPFCTIDPNIGVVAVPDERLEVLGKINNSVKTVPASIEFVDIAGLVKGAHKGEGLGNQFLANIREVEAILHVVRCFEDDDIIHVDGSIDPVRDIEIIELELLFADLATIEKRLSGQSKKIKSGDKQEIARMEVYEKIKKHLDDNKLIRYLELTDKEKELIKELHFLTEKPVIYVANIAEDSILTYESDPFFKRVKEYAEKSDDKVIAISSKIEAELAELTDEEGKEYLLSLGLNESGLKRLIRLSYQLLNLQTYLTSGPTETRAWTIHTGSKAPAAAGVIHTDFERGFIKAEIVSYNDLIAAGTYAKAKEKGLIRQEGKEYVMNDGDIVEFKFNV